The Rhodococcus sp. ABRD24 genome contains the following window.
GTCCGACGGTACTCAGAGTCGAAATCCCATGCCGCATCGAGTGATACTGGCCGAGGACTCGATCCTGATGCGCGAAGGGCTCGAGAGCGTGCTGCACAGGTTCGGCCACACGGTCGTCGCAGCCGTGGGTAGCGCCACCGAAATCCCCGCCGCCATGGAGGCGTACCAGCCGGACATTCTCATTACCGACGTGCGCATGCCTCCCGGCAACTCTGACGACGGACTGAAGGCCGCAGTAGCGCTGCGGACATACAAGCCAAGTTTCCCCGTGCTGGTGCTCAGCCAGTACGTCGAGCAGTCGTACGCTGCTCGGCTACTCGGGTCGAATGATGGCGTGGCCGTGGGCTATCTGCTCAAGGACCGTGTCGGAGCTGTCGCCGAGTTCAACGATGCGGTCGAGCGTGTCGCCGAAGGTGGCACAATCGTGGACCCCGAGGTAGTCCGGCAACTCCTGAACCAGCGTAAGGATCCACTCGAGCGGCTGAGCGGCCGAGAGCGTGAGGTCATCGAACTCATGGCAGAGGGTCGATCAAACTCGGAAATCCAGGCGAAGCTCTTCGTCAGCGAGGCTGCAGTCAACAAACACATTCGAAACATCTTCATCAAGCTCGACCTGCCCGTTGACACAGACGGTCACCGGCGCGTACTCGCCGTGCTTACGTTCCTCCGTAGCTGATCCGGTATGGCCCGAATCAACAGCTCATCAGGCCGACTCCCGTGGACTGCGTGCGGAGCCCCAGCACCCCGTGGCGTCGGTGCCGACACGGATGTTCGTGGCGTTGACGCAGCGTGATTCGCGGGCTCGGGAGTTGGTCACCGATGTGTTGCCCGAGGTGTTCCCGTGGGCGGCGTTCCTTTCCCGCGAGGAGAATACTGATCGTCACGGCCGAATCTCTCTGGACCCAGGGCCGGGCGGAACCCCGAGTGGGCGCATTGTTTACGCACCACCCGAGGCCGCGTCCCGCTGTGGGATCAGTCGACGACGGCGGTCGCCTCGACCTCGACGAGCACGCCCGGCTCGAACAGGTAGTCCACGCCGATCAGCGATGCCGGCGGTAGCGGCAGTGCGAGCCCGATCTCCTCGCCGACCTGTTCGACACCGGCCATGAATTCACCGATCTTCTCGGGCCGCCAGTCCGTCACGTAGAAGGTCAGGCGAAGTACGTCGTCGAATCTCGCCCCCGCGCCGGCCAGCCCCGTCGCAGTGTTGCGCAACGCTTGCGCGACCTGTCCCGCGAGATCGCCTTCGGCCACCGGGGTTCCGTCGGCGAGCCGCGCGATCTGACCGGCGACATGAACATGTCTGGTCCCGGACCCGACAGCGACGTGGTGATACGGAGTGGGGTGTGTCATGCCTTCGGGGGTGAGATAACGAACGGCCATGAAGCTCTCCTCGAAATACCGAACTGGATAGGTATAACTTTGATACCTGGTACATGAAGAGCACTTCAACGAGACTAGGTAGCATGCGCGATACTCCCCAGGCCGATCCCGGCGAACTCACGATCACCCCGCCTCATCGAGAGCTGCTCGATCAGGTCCTCGACAAGTGGTCACTGGCGGTGCTCAACGAACTGTGCGAGAGACCCAGCCGCTTCAACAATCTGCGCCGCGCAATCCCCGCGGTGACACAGAAATCACTCACCGCTACCCTGCGTCGACTGGAGCGCAACGGCATCGTTCAGCGCGAGCTTCTCAGTTCCCGCCCGGTAGCCGTCGAATACCGGATCACCCCACTCGGAAAGACCCTTCGTCATCCGGTCGACGTCCTGCTCGCGTGGGCCGACAAGCACATGCCCGAGATCGAAGACGCGCGTACACGCTTCGACGAGTCGGAAGGCGACTGATGCACCACGAGACGGTTCGGATGTCGGTCATCTGCACCTGGGTCCTTGCTCTTGATGGATGCTTGCAGCATGGGTACGAGGCCCTGACGACCCGACGATGATCGTGACATCGAAGGCGGTCCGGCAGGTCTTCCCAACGACAAACATCTCCGGGTCATCACCGGACATGCCGCTCTGGACGGACTCGACCTCGATCAGGCTGAGGCTGATGAAGGCAGCAGGTTCTCGGCCGGCGTATCTCTCGCCAATTGAAGACTGTTGCATACAGACTCGGAGGACGATCCATGCGAGAGCGCGCCGCAGTGACTTACAGAGGACTCCACGACCACGGATGAGGCCCAGCTAGGCCGTGGTCGCGGCATGCACAGGGTCGTGCGATGCCAAAACGTTATCCCAAGGTCCAGTACCAGCCACGCGATCCCCCGCTGGGGCTCGGAGCCACCCCCGCCGTGGCAGAAACTCAGATCGGGTGGACGGGCGCCACACTCCCTATTGATGGCCAGATCTTTATGCACAACTCGACGGTCACGAACGATGGCCCTCTGGCCGCGAAAAGCAAGATCTGGACGATGACCGGCGCCGAAGTTGATGCGTTCCACATGGCAGTGCGCGCAAGGCTGTTCAAAGGCAGTGTCATCTGCCAGGTGGTGGACTACCAGTACAACGCGACGTGGGCGGCAAGCCTCGAGATCGCCACGTCAGGCGACTGCGGTTCAGGCCCGTACAACAGTCATGGGTTCGTCAAGACCTTCAGCTCGACGAACGGCTTCCAGGAGCACCTCACCTTCCCCAGCAGCGGAATCGGCTACACCGCACCGACGCCGGCCCTCCGGTCGGCACCTTCCGAAATCAACCCCTTCACGAAGGAGGGGAAGACATTCGGCGTCCTGGATCCCGAGCAGTCGGACGCAGTGCAACCCGATTTCGTTGCTGCGTACACCAACGATGGCCAGCAGGGGTACATCCGTAGCGCGGACCTCAACGTACCTGTGGCGTCGATCGATGGCCTTCGGTCTTTGCCCCAGAACAACGGAGTTGCGAAGACGCCGTCGCGTGACATCCCTGTGTTCGCCGCTGACGGCGCCTCCCAGATCGGAGTCCTGACAACCGCATAGGATCGGCATTCATTCGCGCACACCTCGGGGTGAGGAAGTCAGATGATCAAGAACTACCGGTCCCGCGGGTTCTCTGGCCCCAACCTCGAGGTGTGCGTGCCGCCGTCTCTCGTTTCGACGGGCGAGGATAACGGGATAGCCAGTTGGATCTCGGCAGTGACGTCCGGATTGGATGGGCTCCAGTTCGTCTATACCGCGATGGCAGTCTGGGAAGACGTACCATCGGTCCTCGACTACCGGGCTCGTGCGCTTCTCGCCTTTGGCGGTGCCGAGCACGAGGTCGGCTACGGAAGAAGCAATACGAACCGGCGCGCCGAATTCCAGTTCCTGGCACGCCGACCCGCAGATTTGCCCGGTCCTCCCTACCGGTTCCACCTCGTAGTTGAGGACATCACAAGCGGAGTGCGCTGGGAGACTCCGGTCGTCCTTCCAGGCCGGGACTTTTGATCTCTGCCAACCTTGACGCCTTTCGGCCGGGCGCCATCCCCGACAGCGACGACAGACTCCGTCCCGGCTTTCCGAACGTGACCCCTGTTGACCAGATAGCTCTGCTGCGTCGTCGAAGCGCTCGTCGGAAGTGGCCACAACCTCCCACCGCGACTGGACGTCAGCATCACCGACCGCACTGTTACAGCAACATCGGAGTGGATAGAGACCGCCGGTGCGGACTTGCAGGAGAAGAGACCTGGCGAGAGCCTGACCACCCTGCGACGATTCCATGCGGCGTGATCGCATCCGTCGGGGGTGCGGCGTCTGCTGCTCTAGGCGCGTTCGGCGTCGTCGCTGTTGCGCCCGATTTTTCGCAGTAGGCGGGTCAGCTGGGCGCGCTCGTCGTCATCGAGGCCGTCCAGCAATAGCCGATCCCGATCGACGCGTTGGGGAAACTCGCGGTCGACGAGTTCGCGGCCGGCGTCGGTGAGCTCGAGCAGGACGACTCGGCCGTCCCGCTCGAATCTCTTGCGTTCGAGCAACCCGATCCGGACCAGTCGATCCGCGTGTTTGGTGGTCGCGGCGCCGCTGACCATCGTCACAGCGGTCACCTCGCTTGCGCGGAGCGGTCGGTCGCTGCGTGCGAGTGCGCAGAGCACCTCGAACTCGGCCCGGGAGACGCCGCTGGGTCCCAGCGCACGTTCAAGGCGGTGCAACGTCTGGGAG
Protein-coding sequences here:
- a CDS encoding response regulator transcription factor encodes the protein MPHRVILAEDSILMREGLESVLHRFGHTVVAAVGSATEIPAAMEAYQPDILITDVRMPPGNSDDGLKAAVALRTYKPSFPVLVLSQYVEQSYAARLLGSNDGVAVGYLLKDRVGAVAEFNDAVERVAEGGTIVDPEVVRQLLNQRKDPLERLSGREREVIELMAEGRSNSEIQAKLFVSEAAVNKHIRNIFIKLDLPVDTDGHRRVLAVLTFLRS
- a CDS encoding RidA family protein — encoded protein: MAVRYLTPEGMTHPTPYHHVAVGSGTRHVHVAGQIARLADGTPVAEGDLAGQVAQALRNTATGLAGAGARFDDVLRLTFYVTDWRPEKIGEFMAGVEQVGEEIGLALPLPPASLIGVDYLFEPGVLVEVEATAVVD
- a CDS encoding helix-turn-helix domain-containing protein, whose protein sequence is MRDTPQADPGELTITPPHRELLDQVLDKWSLAVLNELCERPSRFNNLRRAIPAVTQKSLTATLRRLERNGIVQRELLSSRPVAVEYRITPLGKTLRHPVDVLLAWADKHMPEIEDARTRFDESEGD
- a CDS encoding MarR family transcriptional regulator, whose translation is MDSADEHDFIDRVRQEWANSRPGIDTSPIEVIGRITRISSQTLHRLERALGPSGVSRAEFEVLCALARSDRPLRASEVTAVTMVSGAATTKHADRLVRIGLLERKRFERDGRVVLLELTDAGRELVDREFPQRVDRDRLLLDGLDDDERAQLTRLLRKIGRNSDDAERA